One region of Quercus lobata isolate SW786 chromosome 2, ValleyOak3.0 Primary Assembly, whole genome shotgun sequence genomic DNA includes:
- the LOC115974868 gene encoding CBL-interacting serine/threonine-protein kinase 5-like, whose product MEERNVLFGKYEMGRFLGKGTFAKVYYGKEIDTGESVAIKVINKEQVKKKEGMMEQIKREISVMRIVRHPNVVELKEVLATKTKIFFVMEYVKGGELFAKVAKGKLKEDSARKYFQQLISAVDFCHSRGVSHRDLKPENLLLDENENLKVSDFGLSALPEQLRNDGLLHTQCGTPAYVAPEVLRRKGYDGAKADTWSCGVVLYVLLAGFLPFQDENLMKMYSKIFKAEYEFPPWFSFDSKRLISKLLVTDPDRRISIPAIMRVPWFRKGFPIKETVIHNDQTQLDADKVKAEIEEIEEEPDTPKFFNAFEFISSMSSGFDLSSLFENKRKVGSMFTSRCTAKAIVSKIEAVAKGLSYKVCKVKDFKVKMEGKLEGRKGKLAVVAEVFEVAPEVAIVEFSKSSGDTLEYAMFCEHDVRPALKDIVWTWQGDTICDAN is encoded by the coding sequence ATGGAGGAGAGGAACGTTTTGTTTGGGAAATACGAGATGGGAAGGTTCTTAGGCAAAGGGACTTTCGCAAAGGTTTACTACGGCAAAGAAATCGACACAGGTGAAAGCGTAGCCATCAAAGTGATAAACAAGGagcaagtgaagaagaaagaaggtaTGATGGAGCAAATCAAGCGTGAGATCTCAGTGATGCGCATAGTTCGCCACCCCAACGTGGTGGAGCTCAAAGAAGTGTTAGCCACAAAAACCAAGATTTTCTTTGTCATGGAGTACGTTAAAGGAGGCGAGCTCTTCGCCAAAGTAGCCAAAGGAAAGCTCAAAGAAGATTCAGCTCGCAAATACTTCCAACAGTTGATCAGCGCCGTTGATTTCTGTCACAGTAGAGGCGTGTCACATCGAGACCTCAAGCCAGAAAACCTCTTACTCGACGAGAACGAGAACCTTAAAGTCTCCGACTTTGGTCTCTCTGCTTTACCTGAACAGCTACGAAACGATGGTCTTTTGCACACTCAGTGTGGGACCCCTGCTTACGTGGCACCGGAGGTGTTGAGGAGAAAAGGGTACGATGGAGCGAAGGCTGACACTTGGTCATGTGGGGTCGTTCTCTATGTGTTGCTCGCTGGGTTTCTTCCTTTTCAAGATGAGAATTTGATGAAAATGTATTCCAAGATTTTCAAAGCTGAGTACGAGTTTCCACCGTGGTTTTCGTTCGATTCCAAGCGATTGATTTCGAAACTCCTTGTTACGGACCCAGATAGGAGGATCTCGATCCCAGCTATAATGCGTGTCCCTTGGTTTCGCAAAGGTTTTCCGATCAAAGAAACTGTGATTCATAATGATCAGACTCAATTAGATGCTGACAAGGTCAAGGCCGAGATCGAGGAGATTGAAGAGGAACCCGATACGCCCAAGTTTTTCAACGCGTTCGAGTTCATTTCCTCGATGTCTTCCGGGTTTGACTTGTCGAGTTTGTTCGAGAACAAGAGGAAGGTGGGGTCTATGTTCACCTCGAGATGTACAGCCAAAGCAATCGTTTCGAAGATCGAGGCAGTGGCGAAGGGGCTGAGCTATAAGGTGTGTAAAGTGAAGGATTTCAAGGTGAAAATGGAGGGCAAATTGGAAGGGCGTAAAGGTAAACTAGCTGTTGTGGCAGAGGTGTTCGAGGTTGCCCCTGAGGTTGCCATTGTTGAATTCTCGAAGTCTTCTGGTGACACTTTGGAATATGCTATGTTTTGTGAGCATGATGTTAGGCCTGCACTGAAAGACATTGTGTGGACTTGGCAAGGTGACACTATCTGTGACGctaattag